The Rubricoccus marinus nucleotide sequence GCAGAACCGTCTTGGCGCCCTTGCCGGTGTAGCCGCCCCAGATGCCGTTGACATCCAGCGTGGGCCGGCCGCTCGTGCCTTCGAGCGCGGAGTAGCCCTTCTCGGACTTGGTCGTCTTGACGCCGGCCTCCTCCATCCACGCCTCCAGGTCGAACGGGAGCGCCTTGTACGCCTCGCGCTCCTCTGGCGTGAGGTCGCGCACGTTGTCGTAGAAGCCCTCCACGGTGACGTGGTGGTCGGCGTCGTGCAGGTCCGAGATCATCCGCGCGAGCGCGTTGACGGGGTTCTCCACGCCGCCGCCGTAGACGCCGGAGTGGAGGTCCTTCTTGGGGCCGGTCAGTTCCACCTCGACGTAGGCCAGCCCGCGCAGGCCGTACGCGATGCTGGGCACGCCGGGGGCGAACAGCGCCGTGTCGCTCACGAGGACGACGTCGGCCGCCAGAAGCTCTTTGTTCGCCTCGATAAAGCCCGGCAGGTGGACCGAGCCGGACTCCTCCTCGCCCTCGATCATCAGCTTGATGTTGACCGGGAGGTCCTGCCCGCTCTGGAGGTACGCCTCCAGCGCCTTGACGTGCATGTACGCCTGCCCCTTGTCGTCGGCGGAGCCTCTGGCGACGATGTTGCCGTCCACCTCGACGGGCTCGAACGGCGGTGAGTCCCAGAGGTCGAGCGGGTCCGGCGGCTGCACGTCGTAGTGGCCGTAGACGAGGACCGTCGGCGCGTCGTCCGAGACGTGGATCTCGCCGTACACGATGGGGTGGCCGGGCTTGTCCGCCGAGCCGGTCTCCATCACCTCGACGGTCTCGACGCCGATGAGGCGGAGGTTGTCGGCCAGCCACTCGGCGGCCTGGCGCGTCTGCGGGGCGTACTCGGGGTCGGTTGAGATGCTCGGGATGCGGAGCCACGCCTTGAGTTCTTCGACGAAGCGGTCGGAGTGGGAGCGGGCGTAATCGAGAGCGGCGTCCATGCTGGGAGGTGTGTTGGAAAGAGGATGCCGTCTATAGACGGCGGCACCCGCCCTCCGGTTCGCCAGCCTCTGGCGCCAGAGGCTAGTGCTTCGGTGCTCGGCCGATGTTCACCCCCCTGCCGTCGCTCTCGCTCCGGCTGTCCCCCCTCGCGAAGCAAGGGGGGATGGGATGCCGTGCTCGACCCCCCGTCCTCGTTCCGTCTCCCCTCGCGCGTGAGGGGAGACCGGTTTGCGACCGGAGGGGAGCAAACCAGAGGGGTGGCTCCCGCGCCTCGCCAGAGGCCTCTGGCGCACGCTCAAGCACCCCAGATCGCGGGCAGAAAAAACACCTCTGGCGCCAGAAGCAGGTGTGCCATTCGGGTGTCACCACGGCCTCTGAGATTGCCACCACTCACTTGTACAGCACCCCGTTCACATGTCCGCGCCCGCCCCCGACCGCCGCCCCACCGTCCGCCTCGTCATGGTGACCGGCGCCAACAACAACAAGGTCTACGAGATGGCCGAGAACGGCGACGGCACGTTCACGGCGCGCTTCGGCCGCATCGGCGCCGCGCTTCAGGCCAAGACCTACCCCACGAGCAAGTGGGACGCCACGTACCGCGCGAAGACGCGGAAGGGCTACACCGACGTGACCGCCCTCGCGGCCGAGGAAGGCGAGCGCGGCTTCGCCATCGACGCGCCAGAGGTCGCCGCGCTTGTCGACCACTTGCAGGCCGCCGCCGACGACGCGCTGCGCGCGCAGTACCTCGTCGCGCCCGACGCCGTCAGCGCCCGCCAGGTCGCCGAAGCCCAAGCACACCTCGACGCCCTCAGCGCGATCGCGCTCGACGGCTCGCCAGAGGCCCGCGACGCCTTCGATGCGCGCCTGATCGACCTGTTCACCACCATCCCGCGCAAGATGGGCGACGTGCGCGACTTCCAGCTGAGCGAGCGCCTGGAGGCCTCTGGCGTGCCGGACCTGCTCAACAGCGAGCAAGAGGCGCTGGACCGCATGGCGCAGCGCGTGCGGCTCGGCGAAGCGCCCACGCGCCCGACGTTGATGGAGGCGCTCGGCTTCGAGCTCCGCCCCGTCACCGACGAGAAAACGCTCCGCCGCATCCGCAGCAAGATGGGCGACCACGCCGACCGGCTGGAAAGCGCGGTCGAGATTGTGCACCCGCGGCTGCGCGAGCGGTTCGACGCCCACGTCGGCGCCGCGCGCCAGAGGCGGACGGAGTTGCTGTGGCACGGCTCGCGGTCCGAGAACTGGCTCTCCATCCTGGAAACCGGCCTCTGCCTCCACCCGGACCGCGCTGTGATCACGGGCAAGATGTTCGGCTACGGGCTCTACTTCGCGCGCTCGTTCCAGAAGTCGCTGGGCTACACGTCGCTCCGCGGCGCCTTCTGGACCGGCCAGCGCGCCGACCGCGGCGTCCTCGCGCTCTACGACGTGCACATGGGCCGCCCGCTCACCGTGGACCGCCACGAGGCGTGGTGCCCCGCCCTCACCGCCGACGGCCTCGACGCCAGAGGCAGCCTCTGGCGCCGCTACGACTCGCTCCACGCCCGCGCGGGCGAGATGCTCCGCCACGATGAGATCGTGGTCTACCGCGAGGCGCAGGCCTGCCCCCGCTACCTGGTGGAAGTCCGCGAGGGATAGGGCATGGAGGGAGGCGCACGCGCCTCTCCCCCACGCCGCATCCGCACGTCCCGCGCCACTCTCAATCCCCTTACCCCTCTAGCCATGACCCGCTACACCTCCCTCACCGACCGCGCCGTGCGCGCCGCCGCCGTTCTCGACGCCGAGCGCACCGGCACCACCACCACGCTCGACGTCAAACGCGAACTCCGCGACCGCGGCTACTGGGCCACCCAGGGCGACGTCTCGCGCCGCCTGGCGCGCATCGCCTCTGGCGAGGGCTGGCCGTGGTGGGGCATGGGCCGCTTCCGCCTCTACGGCGTCCCCGCCAGAGGCCAGAGGGGGCCGGCGGTGGCCTCGCGGGCCGCGCTCGTCAACTGAGCCTCTGGCGCCAGAGGCTTGCCCTCTAGGCCGCCTCCTCCGCGAACGGCTCGACGGCCTCGTCGACCGAGCGCGCGTCGGGGAACCACAGGAGCAGCCGCCGGATGACCTCGTCCAGGAGCGCGTCCGGGCACGAGGCGCCGGCGGTCAAGATCACCCCCAGGGGGCCGCCGCCAGAGGCCTCTGGCGGGAGCCAGTTGGGTGACACGCGCGGCTCCTTGACGCGCCAGTCGAAGTGGCGGATCTCGCGCGGGCTCACCATGTCGTCCGCGTCGGAGATGAAGTAGGTAGGCAGGCCGGCGTCCTCGCACAGCTCCACCAGGTGGCTGGTGTTGGACGAGTTGTAGCCTCCCACGACGAGCGCGAGGTCGGCGCCGGCTTCGATGAGGGCCAGCGTCGCGTCCTGGTTCTCTTTTGTCGCGTAGCAGAGCGTGTCGCTCGTGTCCGCGAACGCGCCCGCGTCGCCATCGCGCGTGACCACGGCCTCGCGCACGCGTTCCGCGATGGCGGCCGTCTCCGTCGCCAGCATCGTCGTCTGGTTGACCACCCCGAGCCGGGCTAGGTCACGCGCCGGGTCGAACCCGTCCGACGTGCGGCCTTCGAAGCGCGACCAGAAGAAGTCGACGCCCTCGCGGCCTTCGATCACCGCCGCGAGCGCCTCCGTCTCCTCCATGTCGCGCACGACCACAACCGGCGCGCTCTCCTTCGCGTGGCCAAACGTGGCGCGCGTCTCCTCGTGGTTGCGCTTGCCATGCACCACCACGGTGTAGCCCTTCGCCCCGATGTGGGCGCTCTTTTTCCACACGCGGACGACGAACGGGCAGGTTGTGTCGTAGGTCTTGGGCTCGATGCCTCTGGCGCGGAGGTCTTCCACGATCTCCGGCGGCGCGCCAAAGGCCGGGATGATGACGATGTCGCCCGGCCGGAGGTCGTCATAGGGGATGAGTTGCTCGCCGGTCGTGGTGCGGAGAAAGCGGATGCCTCTGGCGACGAGGTCCTCGTTGACGTGCGAGTTGTGGATCATCTCCGAGAGGAGGAAGATCCGCCCGCCAGAGGCCATCTCCGGGTTCTCGTCCAGCGCCCGGTACGCGATCTCGATGGCGTTCTCCACGCCGAAGCAGAAGCCGAAGTGCCGCGCCAGCTTGACGCGCAGCGGCCCGAAGTCCAGCACGCTCGGCGAGAGGTCCTTTTTGCGAGGGTCCGCGTCCCGGCGGGCCGCTTTGACACGGCTCACCACGGGGCTGCGGTAGAAGTCGGGGACGTCGAACTGGCGGGCCATGGGGTGCGTGGGGGATTCCCCTAGAGGAGGCAAAGCTAGGGGGCACAACGAGCCGCACCTCGCGGGGTTGCTCGAAATCGGAGTGCATCTGGGCTAGAATGCGTCAGACGTTCACCGCCTCTGGCGCCACGCCAGAGGCGCGGCGTGTGACGGTTTCATAACGTGAGGGGCGCGGCGGGCACACAGGCCCGCTTCGCCCGTAGCCTGTTCTCTCTCTTCCCCTACTGACTGTATGTCCCTCCGATACCTCTTGCGCTCGTGCTTCGCACTGGCGCTCCTCCTCACTGCCTCTGGCGCGGTCGCTCAAAGCGATCTCGTCATCACCGGCGTCGCCGACGGGCCTCTCTCAGGAGGCACCCCGAAGGTGCTCGAACTCTACGCGATCAACGACATCCCGGACCTCTCGGTCTACGGCGTAGCTGTTGCAGCCAACGGCAACGCATCAAGCGGAGCCCCGTCGTTCATGCTTGGCGCAGACGCGGCCTCCGCTGGCGACTACATCTACGTCGCGACCGAGACCGAGCAGTTCAACAACTTCTTCGGCTTTGAGCCGGACTACACCGGCTCCCTGTTCATCAACGGCGACGACGCCGTCGAGCTGTACCTCAACGGTGCCGTGGTGGACGTGTTCGGCGAAGTCGGCGTGGACGGCACGGGCCAACCGTGGGAGCACCTCGACGGGTGGGCCTACCGCATGGATGGTACCGGTCCTGAAGGCGCCACCTTCACGGTCTCCAACTGGACGTACAGCGGCGTGGATGGCCTCGAAGGCGGTAGTACCAACGCGACAACGAACGTCCCCTTCCCGGTCGGCACGTACAGCACGACGCCGAGCATGGGCCCGCAGACCTTCACCGCGCTCGCCAGAGGCGAGTTCGAGGTCCCGGCCGTTGAGACGATGGGCAAGGGCGGCATCACCGCCGTCCTGGACGGCACGATGCTGACCGTAACGGGCGCCTTCGCCTACCTCGAGAGCGACTACAACGCCGCCGTCGGCGCGCACCTCCACGGAGGCGCCTCTGGCGAGAACGGCCCCGTCCGCTACTCCCTCACGCCGACGCTCGACGCGGACAACCGGGGCGGCTTCTTCGCCGCCGGGGAGAACATGTTCAACGTCCGCGAGACGTTTGCGGACTCGCTCCGCGCCGGCCTCGTGTACTTCAACCTCCACACCGTAGACAACGGCTCTGGTGAGATCCGCGGCCAGCTCGGCATGAACGCCGATGCGCTTCCCGTCGCGCTCAGCGGCGACCAGGAGGTCCCGCCGTTCGAGACGAGCGCCAGCGGCTCCGCGACCGTGACGGTCGACGGCACGACCGTGACCGTAACCGGCTCCTTCATGGGGCTCACCGGCGACTACCAGGCGTCGCACGTCCACGCCGGCGCCAGAGGCATGAACGGCCCGGTCGTCTTCGCGCTCAACCCCACCGTTCCGATGGCGATGGCGCGCAGCGGCGAGTGGGAGGCTGCGAACAACATGTTCGAGGTGAGCACCACCTTCGCGGACTCCCTCCGCGCAGGGCTCGCGTACATCAACGTCCACTCCGATGCCTCGCCGAGCGGCGAGATCCGCGGCCAGATCGGCTTCGAGAACGAGATGGACGCGGAGCCGATGGACATCGCTGACGTCCGCGCCGGCGGCGACGACCAGCAGGTCACCATCGTGGGCGTGGTCACGCGCTCGCAGGGCCGCATCACGTACGTGCAGGACGAGACGGCTGCACTCGCCATCTTCCAGACGTCGGGCGCCTTCCGCACGGCCGTGGACGCCGGAGATATCGCCGCTGGCGACTCGCTCCGCGTGACCGGCATGACGGGAAGCTTCAACGGCTTCTTCCAGATCGACGGGGTCGACAGCTTCGAGGTCATCTCGCGGGACAACGCGCTGCCGCTCTACCAGCGCGTGACGCTGGCAGAGATCGCCGCCAACGGCGAGCAGTACGAAAGCGAGCTGCTTGAAGTCCGCGGCCTCATGTTCAGCGCCGAGGGCGCGTTCGCCGCATCGACGACGTACCAGATCGGTGACCAGAGCGGTGCCGTCGCGCTCCGCACGCCGAGCGCGAGCGACACCCGCATCGCGGGCGTCGACATCCCGCAAGAGGCCGCCATCTTCCGTGGCGTTCTCGGCCAGTTCGACAACGAGGACCCACGTGACAGCGGCTACCAGCTCACCCCCATTCGGATGAGCGACGTTGTGGCGCAGGGCGATCCGTCGCAGCTGGTCATCAACGAGATCCTCTATGACCCGGCCTCCGAGCTCGCGGGCGACGCCAACGGCGACGGCACGCGTGACGGGGTCCAGGACGAGTTCGTCGAGATCGTCAACGCGGGCACGAGCTCCGTCGACCTCGGCAACTTCGTGATCGAGGACGGCGCATCGCTGGGCTCGGACGACGTGACGTTTATCCGTCACCGCTTCCCGGTCGGAACGGTTCTCGAAGCCGGTCAGGCTGTTGTCGTCTTCGGTGGCGGTACGCCGACCGGTGACTTCGGCACCTCGATCGTGCAGACGGCCAGCAACACTGGCGGTCTCGGCCTGAACAACGGTGGCGACACCGTGACGCTCGCCGACGCCCCGATCCAGAACAACGCTGGCGGCAACGTCATCGCGACCGTGACCTACGACGGTTCGGTTCAGGACGAGGCCATCGCGCGCATCCCGGACCTCACGGGTGACTTCGCGGCTCACACCACGAACCCGCAGAACCCCGTTCGCTTCTCGCCTGGCGTCTCCAACCTCACCGGTGGAGGCGGCGGATTCCCGAGCGCGAGCGAGGAGACTCCGGACGGCACGATAGTGCTGACCGTGGCGAACCCGCTCCGCGCCGACGCGCAGGTCCGCTTCGAGACGCCGGTCTCTGGCGACGTCTCCCTCGTGCTCTACGACGCGCTCGGCCGCCGGGTCGCCGTGCTCGCCGAGGGCGACCTCGCCGCCGGCGCGCACACGGCGACGCTGCGGGCGTCGTCGCTGGCCCCGGGCGTCTACGTCCTCCGCCTCGCGGCGAGCGGGACGCAGATGACGCGGACGCTGACGGTGGTGCGCTAGCGCGCGGCCCCTGCGGCCTCTGGCGACGGCGGCCGCGGTCCTCCGAGGGCGCCCCCACTCCGGTGGGGGCGCCCTCTTTGCATGTGTGGGCTCGGCGTCGGGGCCTCTGGCGTGGCTCGCGCGCCTCGTTGGGCGCCAGAGGCCAAACCCGGCCGGCGCCAGAGGCGGAGGACCCGGACCAAGCCTCGCCCGTTAGAAAGATCCTTTCCGCATCTCTCCTCCGCACATGCCCCTTCGCCACACCTCTCGCAGCCTTCTCGTGCTGCTACTCGTCGCCATCCTCGCGCCCGCGGCCACAGGCCAGCGCCTGTTCCGCGCCGAGCTTACCGGCGCCCAGGAAGTCCCGCCGGTCACGACCACCGCCAGCGGCCTCGCCACCGCCGTCTTGGACGGCTCGACGCTCATCCTCCGAGGCCAGTTCGCCGGGCTGGAAAGCGACTACAACGCCACGGTCGGCTCGCACATCCACCGCGCGCCGGTCGGCGCCAATGGATCCGTCGTTTTCCCCTTGAGCCCCTCCCTAGACCGTGATCTCCGCGGAGGTCAGTGGTACGGGCCTGAGAACCGCTTCTCTCTCACCACCGACCAGATCCAGGCCCTGCGCGATGGCCTGTACTACGTCAACGTGCATTCCGTCGCCAACGCCGGGGGCGAGATCCGCGGGCAGCTCGTCCAAGCGGTGTCGCTCAACGAGGTCCGCTCGGATCAGCCGGGAGCCGACGTGGATGAGTACGTGGAGTTGTCCGGGCCTCCCGGCACGAGCCTCGATGGCTACTCGTTCGTCGTCATCGGAGACGGCCCGGGCGGCATCGGTGTGATCGAGGAGGTGATCGACCTCTCCGGACAGATCATCCCGGAAGACGGATACTTCCTCTTCGGCCAACTCGAGTCCGCGACGCCGGACTTCGACGTGGACCTCAACCTCGAAAACTCCGACGCCGTGACCTACCTCCTCGTAGAAGGCGTCGCCGGCACCGAGGGGGACGACCTCGACACTGACGACGACGGCGTGCTCGACGCCGAGCCGTGGTCCGCCATCGCCGACGCGGTGGGCGCAGCCTCTGGCGACGAGGGTGACGCGACCTACGCGGCGCAGTTGGGCTTTGAAGACGTTGGCCCCGACGGGGACTTCCGCCCGGGCCACCTTTTCCGCAACCGCGACGATGGCGCGTGGCGTATCGGCACGTTTAGCCGCGATGGCGGCTTCGATACGCCCGGCGAAATCAATGCCTCGGCGGCGCTCGTCCAGATCGTCCACAACTCCCCAGACCAGAGCCTCGGGACGGTCGACGTGTACCTCGACGACGAGCTTCTCGTAGACGACCTCGCGTTCCAGGGGGCGACTCCGTTTGTCCTCTTGCGCGCCGGCGCCTCCGCCAAGCTGGACGTTGCGCCAGGGGCCTCCGCGTCCTCGGCCGACAGCTTCTTGGGAACGGATGTCACTCTCAACGGCTCGCGCTCCTACTACGCGGTCGTCGTCGGGATTGGTGGCGACAACGGGACGCCGGACGATGACCCGATGATCGTCCTGTACGACAACGCTCGGCCGTTCTCCACCACGCCGGGCACGGTAGATGTCGGGTTCCTCCATGGAGCCCTGGAGACGGGCGCCGTGGACGTGCGTACGGGCGTGACGCAGCAGGCCATCCTGTTCAACGCCGTCCCGTACGGCACCTTCGCGGACGAGACCTACCAGCCCACGGTCCCGGCCATCGTGGACATTGACGTCACCTCCGCTGAGCCCAACGTCGTGCTGGCGCAGTTCAAGCCGGACCTCTCTGGCCTCTCGGGCCAGAGCGCGCTGCTCATCGCGACGGGCTCCGCGGCGCCAGGGGCTGCCGTCCCGGTCGGGATCCTCGTGGTCCAGCCCGACGGCACGACGGCGCTTTCCGCCCCGGTCGACGTGGCGAGTGAGGAGACCCCGGACGGCACGATGGTGCTGACCGTGGCGAACCCGCTCCGCTCCGACGCGCAGGTCCGCTTCGAGACGCCGGCCTCTGGCGACGTCTCCCTCGTGCTCTACGACGCGCTCGGCCGCCGGGTCGCCGTGCTCGCCGAGGGCGACCTCGCCGCCGGCGCGCACACGGCGACGCTGCGGGCGTCGTCACTGGCCCCGGGCGTTTACGTCCTCCGCCTCGCGGCGAGCGGGACGCAGATGACGCGGACGCTGACGGTGGTGCGCTAGCGCGCGGCCCCTGCGGCCTCTGGCGACGGCGGCCGCGGTCCTTCGAGGGCGCCTCCACTCCGGTGGGGGCGCCCTCGCTGCGTCGTGCCGCGCCGCCGGAGGCGAGCCTCTGGCGCCTTCGCCTGGACGCCGAATGCGTCGCCAGAGGCCCCTCGCGTGCATTCCCCGATTCCTCCATGCAGCCGGACGCGCCGGAGGCACTACCTTTCGGCTCCTGGCGCCCGCCGCCGGGGCCCCACGGAGGGGTGGCAGAGTCTGGCTGAATGCACCGGTCTTGAAAACCGACGTACCGCAAGGTACCGGGGGTTCGAATCCCTCCCCCTCCGCCGCGATCCCAGAGCCCGCCTGCGCGCCCATGCGCAGGCGGGCTTTTTCTGGGCCTGCTCTCCGCCGCCAGAGGCCTCTGGCGCAGAGCCCGACAGCCTTTCGGGGGCGGCGCGCGCCAGGGCGCACATGGGTAAAGACGTCCCCTATGGGAATCCAGATCGTCACGATCTGTAATCCTTTGGGCAAAGAGGACCCGATCCGGCACGTTTAGAGGGGTTCAGAAGCGTGGAATGCATCATGCATAGGGAAGGTCACGCCCCCCCTGCCCATGCCCCACTCCCCTACAACCGACGGCGCCGTCGCGATCGACGCCTCCGGACGTCTCGTGGCGCTCTCGCCAGAGGCCGCGTCGCTGACCGGTCTCGCGCACGACGCCTTTGTCGGGCAGCCCTTCGCGGCGCTTTTCCACGAGAACGACCGCGAGGCCGCCGAGGAGGTGCTCCGCCGCGTCCGCTCGGGCGAGATCGACGAGACCAGCCTCCGCATCCACTCCGCTTCCGATGAGCCGGTGTGGATCTACCTCTCGCGCACGCGAGGCGCCGAAGGGATGGCCGAGGACGGGCGCGTCACCGGCTGGCTCCACGCCGACCGTCGGCGGCGGGGCGACCTGAACGGCTCCGCCCAGGCCGACCGCCTCCGGCTTCTCGCCACGGTCACCTCCCAGAACGCCCCGTTCCAGGACACCATCCGGCAGGCGCTCCGCCTGACCGCCGACCTTCTCGGCTACGACATCGCCATCTGCAGCCGGATCGAGGGGCAGACCTACACCGTGCGCTCGTGCCACGCGCCAGAGGCGGACCTGGACGCCGGAGCCCAGTTCGACCTTGGCGAGACGTACTGCGCGCTGACGGTCTCCGGTAGCGACCTCTTCGAGATCGACCACATGGCGACGTCCCCACACCGGCGCCACCCGTGCTACAGCGCGTTCGGGCTGGAGAGCTACGTCGGGATCCCTATTGTGGTGCGGGGCGAGGTGTACGGCACGCTCAGCTTCTCCTCCGCCGCGCCGCGCACGGCGCCGCTGACCGAGGCCGACGACGACCTGCTGCGGCTTCTGGCGCTGTGGGTCGGTGGGGCCATTGAGCGCGAGGACCGGGAGCAGGCGTACATCGAGAGCAAGCGGCGGCTGCGCGCGCTCGGCGAGGCCACCTTCGAGGGCATCTTCTTTTCCGAGCACGGCCGCGTGCTGGACTGTAACGAGCAGGGCGCGCACATGATCGGCTTCGAGTCGCGAGAGGCCTGCATCGGGCTGCCTCTGGCGGAACTCGTGCCGCCGGAGTCACTGGCGAAGGTCGCGGAGATGAACCTCGCGAACCGCCCCGAGCCGTACGAGGTGGTCCTGCTCCACCGCGACGGGACGAGGTTCTGGGCCGAGGTGCAAGGCCGCCCGGCGCCCTACAAAGGCCGAACGGTCCGGCTGACGGCCATCCGCGACGTGACGCGGCGGCGCGAGGCGCAGGAGCAGACCCGCTTCCAGTCCAACGTCCTCGCGCACGTCTCGGAGGCCGTCGTCGCGCTCGACGCCGAGGGCTACGTGACGTACTGGAACGAGGGCGCCTCCGTGTTGCACTGCCTCCCCCCCGACGCCGTGCTCGGCAAGCGGTTCAAGGACGTACTGCACTACGACTTCGGACCGGCACAGCCGGAGGGAGACGGCACGTTTCCGGCCCAAGAGGCGCTCCGACAGGCCTCGGAAGAGGCGCAAGACCTCACGTACACCTGCCCGGACGGAACGCGGCGGCTGGTCTCCGTCTCCGCGAGCACGCTCTACGACGCTGAGGGGCGGGAAAACGGACTGCTCGCCGTCGTGCGGGACGAGACGCAGCACCGCGAACTGGAAGCGCGGCTGTGGCACCAGGCGAACCACGACGCGCTGACCAAGCTTCCCAACCGGCTCCGGCTCCGCGAGCTGATCGGTGCGGCCATCGAGATGAAAGAGCCGTTCGCGGTCCTCTTTATTGACCTCGACCATTTCAAGACCGTGAACGACTCGCTCGGCCACGAGGTCGGGGACAAGCTGCTCGAACACGTGGCCGTCACGATGGCGGCGGTCGCTGAGCCCGGCTCCGTTTCCCGTCTCGGGGGCGACGAGTTCGCCGTCGTGTTCCCCGGCTCGGCGCCAGAGGCCGAGGCCGTTGCCGCCGCCCTCGTGGAAGCGGTCCAGAGGCCGGTCACGATCGGACCTCACCTGCTCACGCCGACGGCGAGCGTGGGCATCGTGCTGGGCGCGGAGGACTACACCGATCCGGAGGCGCTACTCCGCGACGCCGACACGGCGATGTACGAGGCCAAGCGGCAGGGCCGCGGCCGATCGGTCGCGTTCGAGCCATCGTTCCACATCCAGGCCGCGGCGCGCTTCTCGCTGGAGCGGGACCTCCGCCGCGCCATCGCGGAGGACGAGCTCCGAGTCCACTTCCAGCCCATCGTGGACCTCGCCTCTGGCGAGCTGGCCGGGTTCGAGTCGCTCGTGCGCTGGCAGGACCCCGTCCGAGGCCTTCTCGCGCCGTTCCACTTCCTGCCTCTGGCGGAAGAGCTTGGCCTCGTGGCCGAGATCGACAGCTGGGTGCTGGACGCGACGTGCCGCGAGATCGGGACGTGGGGGGCAGACAGCAACGCGTTTCTGACCATCAGCGTCAACTGCTCGGACCAGACGTTCCTGCGGGAAAGCCTAGCAGAGCGCGCGCGCTCTGCGGCGGAGGCCGCTGGCATCTCGCCCGACCGGCTCGTCCTCGAACTGACCGAGCGCGCGCTCGTGGAGTCCAACGCCGCCGCGGGTGCGCTGGACCGCCTCCGCAACCACGGCCTCAAGCTGAGCATTGACGACTTCGGCTCCGGCTACTCCTCGCTCGGCCTGCTGCACCGCCTGCCGGTGGACGCGCTCAAGATCGACCGCTCGTTCGTGTCGGACCTGGAGAACTCGGCGCAGGCCCGCGCCATCGTGCGCGCCGTGAGCGACCTCGCCAAGGAGATCGGTCTTCGCGTCACCGCCGAGGGCATCGAGACCTTCGCGCAACTCCAGGCGGTCCGGGATGCGGGCTGCCCGCTCGGGCAGGGCTACTACTTCTCACGGCCTGTCCCGCCAGAGGCCGCCGCTCGCATGTTGTCCCAGCCGACCTGGCAGGCGCACTGGCCACCGGGCACGCGCGTGTGAGCTCCGCTGTCCCACCACCGAGCAGTTGGATCGTCCGTCCCCAGCCCCCGAGACCTCGCGTTCTCCTCGCGGAGGGCGACGAGCTCACGGCACGAGTCGTCCATCACCGTCTTACGCGAGACGGGATGGACGTCACGGCCGTTCGGGACGGCGTGGCCGCGATGGACGCGCTGAGCACGCAGGCGTTCGACGTCGCCATTATCGACGCCGTGTTGGTGGGCGTGGATGGACTGGACCTCGTCCGGCGGGTGCGACTGGGCGAAGCAGGGCCCTCGGACATCGGCATTGGCGTGCTGTGCTGGCCGGGGAACGACTCGCTTCTGGCGCGGGCGTACGCGTTGGACGCGGACAACGTGATGGTGCGCCCCCTGTCGCTGGTTGCGCTGAGCGCGAGCGTGG carries:
- a CDS encoding CHRD domain-containing protein, whose translation is MPLRHTSRSLLVLLLVAILAPAATGQRLFRAELTGAQEVPPVTTTASGLATAVLDGSTLILRGQFAGLESDYNATVGSHIHRAPVGANGSVVFPLSPSLDRDLRGGQWYGPENRFSLTTDQIQALRDGLYYVNVHSVANAGGEIRGQLVQAVSLNEVRSDQPGADVDEYVELSGPPGTSLDGYSFVVIGDGPGGIGVIEEVIDLSGQIIPEDGYFLFGQLESATPDFDVDLNLENSDAVTYLLVEGVAGTEGDDLDTDDDGVLDAEPWSAIADAVGAASGDEGDATYAAQLGFEDVGPDGDFRPGHLFRNRDDGAWRIGTFSRDGGFDTPGEINASAALVQIVHNSPDQSLGTVDVYLDDELLVDDLAFQGATPFVLLRAGASAKLDVAPGASASSADSFLGTDVTLNGSRSYYAVVVGIGGDNGTPDDDPMIVLYDNARPFSTTPGTVDVGFLHGALETGAVDVRTGVTQQAILFNAVPYGTFADETYQPTVPAIVDIDVTSAEPNVVLAQFKPDLSGLSGQSALLIATGSAAPGAAVPVGILVVQPDGTTALSAPVDVASEETPDGTMVLTVANPLRSDAQVRFETPASGDVSLVLYDALGRRVAVLAEGDLAAGAHTATLRASSLAPGVYVLRLAASGTQMTRTLTVVR
- a CDS encoding CHRD domain-containing protein codes for the protein MSLRYLLRSCFALALLLTASGAVAQSDLVITGVADGPLSGGTPKVLELYAINDIPDLSVYGVAVAANGNASSGAPSFMLGADAASAGDYIYVATETEQFNNFFGFEPDYTGSLFINGDDAVELYLNGAVVDVFGEVGVDGTGQPWEHLDGWAYRMDGTGPEGATFTVSNWTYSGVDGLEGGSTNATTNVPFPVGTYSTTPSMGPQTFTALARGEFEVPAVETMGKGGITAVLDGTMLTVTGAFAYLESDYNAAVGAHLHGGASGENGPVRYSLTPTLDADNRGGFFAAGENMFNVRETFADSLRAGLVYFNLHTVDNGSGEIRGQLGMNADALPVALSGDQEVPPFETSASGSATVTVDGTTVTVTGSFMGLTGDYQASHVHAGARGMNGPVVFALNPTVPMAMARSGEWEAANNMFEVSTTFADSLRAGLAYINVHSDASPSGEIRGQIGFENEMDAEPMDIADVRAGGDDQQVTIVGVVTRSQGRITYVQDETAALAIFQTSGAFRTAVDAGDIAAGDSLRVTGMTGSFNGFFQIDGVDSFEVISRDNALPLYQRVTLAEIAANGEQYESELLEVRGLMFSAEGAFAASTTYQIGDQSGAVALRTPSASDTRIAGVDIPQEAAIFRGVLGQFDNEDPRDSGYQLTPIRMSDVVAQGDPSQLVINEILYDPASELAGDANGDGTRDGVQDEFVEIVNAGTSSVDLGNFVIEDGASLGSDDVTFIRHRFPVGTVLEAGQAVVVFGGGTPTGDFGTSIVQTASNTGGLGLNNGGDTVTLADAPIQNNAGGNVIATVTYDGSVQDEAIARIPDLTGDFAAHTTNPQNPVRFSPGVSNLTGGGGGFPSASEETPDGTIVLTVANPLRADAQVRFETPVSGDVSLVLYDALGRRVAVLAEGDLAAGAHTATLRASSLAPGVYVLRLAASGTQMTRTLTVVR
- a CDS encoding 4-hydroxy-3-methylbut-2-enyl diphosphate reductase translates to MARQFDVPDFYRSPVVSRVKAARRDADPRKKDLSPSVLDFGPLRVKLARHFGFCFGVENAIEIAYRALDENPEMASGGRIFLLSEMIHNSHVNEDLVARGIRFLRTTTGEQLIPYDDLRPGDIVIIPAFGAPPEIVEDLRARGIEPKTYDTTCPFVVRVWKKSAHIGAKGYTVVVHGKRNHEETRATFGHAKESAPVVVVRDMEETEALAAVIEGREGVDFFWSRFEGRTSDGFDPARDLARLGVVNQTTMLATETAAIAERVREAVVTRDGDAGAFADTSDTLCYATKENQDATLALIEAGADLALVVGGYNSSNTSHLVELCEDAGLPTYFISDADDMVSPREIRHFDWRVKEPRVSPNWLPPEASGGGPLGVILTAGASCPDALLDEVIRRLLLWFPDARSVDEAVEPFAEEAA
- a CDS encoding dipeptidase; protein product: MDAALDYARSHSDRFVEELKAWLRIPSISTDPEYAPQTRQAAEWLADNLRLIGVETVEVMETGSADKPGHPIVYGEIHVSDDAPTVLVYGHYDVQPPDPLDLWDSPPFEPVEVDGNIVARGSADDKGQAYMHVKALEAYLQSGQDLPVNIKLMIEGEEESGSVHLPGFIEANKELLAADVVLVSDTALFAPGVPSIAYGLRGLAYVEVELTGPKKDLHSGVYGGGVENPVNALARMISDLHDADHHVTVEGFYDNVRDLTPEEREAYKALPFDLEAWMEEAGVKTTKSEKGYSALEGTSGRPTLDVNGIWGGYTGKGAKTVLPSKATAKISCRLVPDQTPGEITDKLRAHFEKHVPDTMTLDFRDLHGGHGSIVDTTAPAMQAASVALEGVFGQKPHFTREGGSIPVVADFKKILGLDTVLMGFGLDSDSIHSPNEKFGIDRFHQGIEASIRFMDAYAKQEAA